The proteins below are encoded in one region of Homo sapiens chromosome 2, GRCh38.p14 Primary Assembly:
- the ZAP70 gene encoding tyrosine-protein kinase ZAP-70 isoform 2 (isoform 2 is encoded by transcript variant 2), with protein MPMDTSVYESPYSDPEELKDKKLFLKRDNLLIADIELGCGNFGSVRQGVYRMRKKQIDVAIKVLKQGTEKADTEEMMREAQIMHQLDNPYIVRLIGVCQAEALMLVMEMAGGGPLHKFLVGKREEIPVSNVAELLHQVSMGMKYLEEKNFVHRDLAARNVLLVNRHYAKISDFGLSKALGADDSYYTARSAGKWPLKWYAPECINFRKFSSRSDVWSYGVTMWEALSYGQKPYKKMKGPEVMAFIEQGKRMECPPECPPELYALMSDCWIYKWEDRPDFLTVEQRMRACYYSLASKVEGPPGSTQKAEAACA; from the exons ATGCCCATGGACACGAGCGTGTATGAGAGCCCCTACAGCGACCCAGAGGAGCTCAAGGACAAGAAGCTCTTCCTGAAGCGCGATAACCTCCTCATAGCTGACATTGAACTTGGCTGCGGCAACTTTGGCTCAGTGCGCCAGGGCGTGTACCGCATGCGCAA GAAGCAGATCGACGTGGCCATCAAGGTGCTGAAGCAGGGCACGGAGAAGGCAGACACGGAAGAGATGATGCGCGAGGCGCAGATCATGCACCAGCTGGACAACCCCTACATCGTGCGGCTCATTGGCGTCTGCCAGGCCGAGGCCCTCATGCTGGTCATGGAGATGGCTGGGGGCGGGCCGCTGCACAAGTTCCTGGTCGGCAAGAG GGAGGAGATCCCTGTGAGCAATGTGGCCGAGCTGCTGCACCAGGTGTCCATGGGGATGAAGTACCTGGAGGAGAAGAACTTTGTGCACCGTGACCTGGCGGCCCGCAACGTCCTGCTGGTTAACCGGCACTACGCCAAGATCAGCGACTTTGGCCTCTCCAAAGCACTGGGTGCCGACGACAGCTACTACACT gcccGCTCAGCAGGGAAGTGGCCGCTCAAGTGGTACGCACCCGAATGCATCAACTTCCGCAAGTTCTCCAGCCGCAGCGATGTCTGGAGCTATGGGGTCACCATGTGGGAGGCCTTGTCCTACGGCCAGAAGCCCTACAAG AAGATGAAAGGGCCGGAGGTCATGGCCTTCATCGAGCAGGGCAAGCGGATGGAGTGCCCACCAGAGTGTCCACCCGAACTGTACGCACTCATGAGTGACTGCTGGATCTACAA gtgggaggatcgccccGACTTCCTGACCGTGGAGCAGCGCATGCGAGCCTGTTACTACAGCCTGGCCAGCAAGGTGGAAGGGCCCCCAGGCAGcacacagaaggctg
- the ZAP70 gene encoding tyrosine-protein kinase ZAP-70 isoform X3 encodes MPDPAAHLPFFYGSISRAEAEEHLKLAGMADGLFLLRQCLRSLGGYVLSLVHDVRFHHFPIERQLNGTYAIAGGKAHCGPAELCEFYSRDPDGLPCNLRKPCNRPSGLEPQPGVFDCLRDAMVRDYVRQTWKLEGEALEQAIISQAPQVEKLIATTAHERMPWYHSSLTREEAERKLYSGAQTDGKFLLRPRKEQGTYALSLIYGKTVYHYLISQDKAGKYCIPEGTKFDTLWQLVEYLKLKADGLIYCLKEACPNSSASNASGAAAPTLPAHPSTLTHPQRRIDTLNSDGYTPEPDKPRPMPMDTSVYESPYSDPEELKDKKLFLKRDNLLIADIELGCGNFGSVRQGVYRMRKKQIDVAIKVLKQGTEKADTEEMMREAQIMHQLDNPYIVRLIGVCQAEALMLVMEMAGGGPLHKFLVGKREEIPVSNVAELLHQVSMGMKYLEEKNFVHRDLAARNVLLVNRHYAKISDFGLSKALGADDSYYTARSAGKWPLKWYAPECINFRKFSSRSDVWSYGVTMWEALSYGQKPYKKMKGPEVMAFIEQGKRMECPPECPPELYALMSDCWIYKVSSAHADSPLGLCIHRCRCLESSPRPHR; translated from the exons ATGCCAGACCCCGCGGCGCACCTGCCCTTCTTCTACGGCAGCATCTCGCGTGCCGAGGCCGAGGAGCACCTGAAGCTGGCGGGCATGGCGGACGGGCTCTTCCTGCTGCGCCAGTGCCTGCGCTCGCTGGGCGGCTATGTGCTGTCGCTCGTGCACGATGTGCGCTTCCACCACTTTCCCATCGAGCGCCAGCTCAACGGCACCTACGCCATTGCCGGCGGCAAAGCGCACTGTGGACCGGCAGAGCTCTGCGAGTTCTACTCGCGCGACCCCGACGGGCTGCCCTGCAACCTGCGCAAGCCGTGCAACCGGCCGTCGGGCCTCGAGCCGCAGCCGGGGGTCTTCGACTGCCTGCGAGACGCCATGGTGCGTGACTACGTGCGCCAGACGTGGAAGCTGGAG GGCGAGGCCCTGGAGCAGGCCATCATCAGCCAGGCCCCGCAGGTGGAGAAGCTCATTGCTACGACGGCCCACGAGCGGATGCCCTGGTACCACAGCAGCCTGACGCGTGAGGAGGCCGAGCGCAAACTTTACTCTGGGGCGCAGACCGACGGCAAGTTCCT GCTGAGGCCGCGGAAGGAGCAGGGCACATACGCCCTGTCCCTCATCTATGGGAAGACGGTGTACCACTACCTCATCAGCCAAGACAAGGCGGGCAAGTACTGCATTCCCGAGGGCACCAAGTTTGACACGCTCTGGCAG CTGGTGGAGTATCTGAAGCTGAAGGCGGACGGGCTCATCTACTGCCTGAAGGAGGCCTGCCCCAACAGCAGTGCCAGCAACGCCTCAG GGGCTGCTGCTCCCACACTCCCAGCCCACCCATCCACGTTGACTCAT CCTCAGAGACGAATCGACACCCTCAACTCAGATGGATACACCCCTGAGCCAG ACAAACCGCGGCCGATGCCCATGGACACGAGCGTGTATGAGAGCCCCTACAGCGACCCAGAGGAGCTCAAGGACAAGAAGCTCTTCCTGAAGCGCGATAACCTCCTCATAGCTGACATTGAACTTGGCTGCGGCAACTTTGGCTCAGTGCGCCAGGGCGTGTACCGCATGCGCAA GAAGCAGATCGACGTGGCCATCAAGGTGCTGAAGCAGGGCACGGAGAAGGCAGACACGGAAGAGATGATGCGCGAGGCGCAGATCATGCACCAGCTGGACAACCCCTACATCGTGCGGCTCATTGGCGTCTGCCAGGCCGAGGCCCTCATGCTGGTCATGGAGATGGCTGGGGGCGGGCCGCTGCACAAGTTCCTGGTCGGCAAGAG GGAGGAGATCCCTGTGAGCAATGTGGCCGAGCTGCTGCACCAGGTGTCCATGGGGATGAAGTACCTGGAGGAGAAGAACTTTGTGCACCGTGACCTGGCGGCCCGCAACGTCCTGCTGGTTAACCGGCACTACGCCAAGATCAGCGACTTTGGCCTCTCCAAAGCACTGGGTGCCGACGACAGCTACTACACT gcccGCTCAGCAGGGAAGTGGCCGCTCAAGTGGTACGCACCCGAATGCATCAACTTCCGCAAGTTCTCCAGCCGCAGCGATGTCTGGAGCTATGGGGTCACCATGTGGGAGGCCTTGTCCTACGGCCAGAAGCCCTACAAG AAGATGAAAGGGCCGGAGGTCATGGCCTTCATCGAGCAGGGCAAGCGGATGGAGTGCCCACCAGAGTGTCCACCCGAACTGTACGCACTCATGAGTGACTGCTGGATCTACAA
- the ZAP70 gene encoding tyrosine-protein kinase ZAP-70 isoform X1, which produces MPDPAAHLPFFYGSISRAEAEEHLKLAGMADGLFLLRQCLRSLGGYVLSLVHDVRFHHFPIERQLNGTYAIAGGKAHCGPAELCEFYSRDPDGLPCNLRKPCNRPSGLEPQPGVFDCLRDAMVRDYVRQTWKLEGEALEQAIISQAPQVEKLIATTAHERMPWYHSSLTREEAERKLYSGAQTDGKFLLRPRKEQGTYALSLIYGKTVYHYLISQDKAGKYCIPEGTKFDTLWQLVEYLKLKADGLIYCLKEACPNSSASNASGAAAPTLPAHPSTLTHPQRRIDTLNSDGYTPEPDKPRPMPMDTSVYESPYSDPEELKDKKLFLKRDNLLIADIELGCGNFGSVRQGVYRMRKKQIDVAIKVLKQGTEKADTEEMMREAQIMHQLDNPYIVRLIGVCQAEALMLVMEMAGGGPLHKFLVGKREEIPVSNVAELLHQVSMGMKYLEEKNFVHRDLAARNVLLVNRHYAKISDFGLSKALGADDSYYTARSAGKWPLKWYAPECINFRKFSSRSDVWSYGVTMWEALSYGQKPYKKMKGPEVMAFIEQGKRMECPPECPPELYALMSDCWIYKWEDRPDFLTVEQRMRACYYSLASKVEGPPGSTQKAEAACA; this is translated from the exons ATGCCAGACCCCGCGGCGCACCTGCCCTTCTTCTACGGCAGCATCTCGCGTGCCGAGGCCGAGGAGCACCTGAAGCTGGCGGGCATGGCGGACGGGCTCTTCCTGCTGCGCCAGTGCCTGCGCTCGCTGGGCGGCTATGTGCTGTCGCTCGTGCACGATGTGCGCTTCCACCACTTTCCCATCGAGCGCCAGCTCAACGGCACCTACGCCATTGCCGGCGGCAAAGCGCACTGTGGACCGGCAGAGCTCTGCGAGTTCTACTCGCGCGACCCCGACGGGCTGCCCTGCAACCTGCGCAAGCCGTGCAACCGGCCGTCGGGCCTCGAGCCGCAGCCGGGGGTCTTCGACTGCCTGCGAGACGCCATGGTGCGTGACTACGTGCGCCAGACGTGGAAGCTGGAG GGCGAGGCCCTGGAGCAGGCCATCATCAGCCAGGCCCCGCAGGTGGAGAAGCTCATTGCTACGACGGCCCACGAGCGGATGCCCTGGTACCACAGCAGCCTGACGCGTGAGGAGGCCGAGCGCAAACTTTACTCTGGGGCGCAGACCGACGGCAAGTTCCT GCTGAGGCCGCGGAAGGAGCAGGGCACATACGCCCTGTCCCTCATCTATGGGAAGACGGTGTACCACTACCTCATCAGCCAAGACAAGGCGGGCAAGTACTGCATTCCCGAGGGCACCAAGTTTGACACGCTCTGGCAG CTGGTGGAGTATCTGAAGCTGAAGGCGGACGGGCTCATCTACTGCCTGAAGGAGGCCTGCCCCAACAGCAGTGCCAGCAACGCCTCAG GGGCTGCTGCTCCCACACTCCCAGCCCACCCATCCACGTTGACTCAT CCTCAGAGACGAATCGACACCCTCAACTCAGATGGATACACCCCTGAGCCAG ACAAACCGCGGCCGATGCCCATGGACACGAGCGTGTATGAGAGCCCCTACAGCGACCCAGAGGAGCTCAAGGACAAGAAGCTCTTCCTGAAGCGCGATAACCTCCTCATAGCTGACATTGAACTTGGCTGCGGCAACTTTGGCTCAGTGCGCCAGGGCGTGTACCGCATGCGCAA GAAGCAGATCGACGTGGCCATCAAGGTGCTGAAGCAGGGCACGGAGAAGGCAGACACGGAAGAGATGATGCGCGAGGCGCAGATCATGCACCAGCTGGACAACCCCTACATCGTGCGGCTCATTGGCGTCTGCCAGGCCGAGGCCCTCATGCTGGTCATGGAGATGGCTGGGGGCGGGCCGCTGCACAAGTTCCTGGTCGGCAAGAG GGAGGAGATCCCTGTGAGCAATGTGGCCGAGCTGCTGCACCAGGTGTCCATGGGGATGAAGTACCTGGAGGAGAAGAACTTTGTGCACCGTGACCTGGCGGCCCGCAACGTCCTGCTGGTTAACCGGCACTACGCCAAGATCAGCGACTTTGGCCTCTCCAAAGCACTGGGTGCCGACGACAGCTACTACACT gcccGCTCAGCAGGGAAGTGGCCGCTCAAGTGGTACGCACCCGAATGCATCAACTTCCGCAAGTTCTCCAGCCGCAGCGATGTCTGGAGCTATGGGGTCACCATGTGGGAGGCCTTGTCCTACGGCCAGAAGCCCTACAAG AAGATGAAAGGGCCGGAGGTCATGGCCTTCATCGAGCAGGGCAAGCGGATGGAGTGCCCACCAGAGTGTCCACCCGAACTGTACGCACTCATGAGTGACTGCTGGATCTACAA gtgggaggatcgccccGACTTCCTGACCGTGGAGCAGCGCATGCGAGCCTGTTACTACAGCCTGGCCAGCAAGGTGGAAGGGCCCCCAGGCAGcacacagaaggctg
- the ZAP70 gene encoding tyrosine-protein kinase ZAP-70 isoform 1 (isoform 1 is encoded by transcript variant 1), which yields MPDPAAHLPFFYGSISRAEAEEHLKLAGMADGLFLLRQCLRSLGGYVLSLVHDVRFHHFPIERQLNGTYAIAGGKAHCGPAELCEFYSRDPDGLPCNLRKPCNRPSGLEPQPGVFDCLRDAMVRDYVRQTWKLEGEALEQAIISQAPQVEKLIATTAHERMPWYHSSLTREEAERKLYSGAQTDGKFLLRPRKEQGTYALSLIYGKTVYHYLISQDKAGKYCIPEGTKFDTLWQLVEYLKLKADGLIYCLKEACPNSSASNASGAAAPTLPAHPSTLTHPQRRIDTLNSDGYTPEPARITSPDKPRPMPMDTSVYESPYSDPEELKDKKLFLKRDNLLIADIELGCGNFGSVRQGVYRMRKKQIDVAIKVLKQGTEKADTEEMMREAQIMHQLDNPYIVRLIGVCQAEALMLVMEMAGGGPLHKFLVGKREEIPVSNVAELLHQVSMGMKYLEEKNFVHRDLAARNVLLVNRHYAKISDFGLSKALGADDSYYTARSAGKWPLKWYAPECINFRKFSSRSDVWSYGVTMWEALSYGQKPYKKMKGPEVMAFIEQGKRMECPPECPPELYALMSDCWIYKWEDRPDFLTVEQRMRACYYSLASKVEGPPGSTQKAEAACA from the exons ATGCCAGACCCCGCGGCGCACCTGCCCTTCTTCTACGGCAGCATCTCGCGTGCCGAGGCCGAGGAGCACCTGAAGCTGGCGGGCATGGCGGACGGGCTCTTCCTGCTGCGCCAGTGCCTGCGCTCGCTGGGCGGCTATGTGCTGTCGCTCGTGCACGATGTGCGCTTCCACCACTTTCCCATCGAGCGCCAGCTCAACGGCACCTACGCCATTGCCGGCGGCAAAGCGCACTGTGGACCGGCAGAGCTCTGCGAGTTCTACTCGCGCGACCCCGACGGGCTGCCCTGCAACCTGCGCAAGCCGTGCAACCGGCCGTCGGGCCTCGAGCCGCAGCCGGGGGTCTTCGACTGCCTGCGAGACGCCATGGTGCGTGACTACGTGCGCCAGACGTGGAAGCTGGAG GGCGAGGCCCTGGAGCAGGCCATCATCAGCCAGGCCCCGCAGGTGGAGAAGCTCATTGCTACGACGGCCCACGAGCGGATGCCCTGGTACCACAGCAGCCTGACGCGTGAGGAGGCCGAGCGCAAACTTTACTCTGGGGCGCAGACCGACGGCAAGTTCCT GCTGAGGCCGCGGAAGGAGCAGGGCACATACGCCCTGTCCCTCATCTATGGGAAGACGGTGTACCACTACCTCATCAGCCAAGACAAGGCGGGCAAGTACTGCATTCCCGAGGGCACCAAGTTTGACACGCTCTGGCAG CTGGTGGAGTATCTGAAGCTGAAGGCGGACGGGCTCATCTACTGCCTGAAGGAGGCCTGCCCCAACAGCAGTGCCAGCAACGCCTCAG GGGCTGCTGCTCCCACACTCCCAGCCCACCCATCCACGTTGACTCAT CCTCAGAGACGAATCGACACCCTCAACTCAGATGGATACACCCCTGAGCCAG CACGCATAACGTCCCCAGACAAACCGCGGCCGATGCCCATGGACACGAGCGTGTATGAGAGCCCCTACAGCGACCCAGAGGAGCTCAAGGACAAGAAGCTCTTCCTGAAGCGCGATAACCTCCTCATAGCTGACATTGAACTTGGCTGCGGCAACTTTGGCTCAGTGCGCCAGGGCGTGTACCGCATGCGCAA GAAGCAGATCGACGTGGCCATCAAGGTGCTGAAGCAGGGCACGGAGAAGGCAGACACGGAAGAGATGATGCGCGAGGCGCAGATCATGCACCAGCTGGACAACCCCTACATCGTGCGGCTCATTGGCGTCTGCCAGGCCGAGGCCCTCATGCTGGTCATGGAGATGGCTGGGGGCGGGCCGCTGCACAAGTTCCTGGTCGGCAAGAG GGAGGAGATCCCTGTGAGCAATGTGGCCGAGCTGCTGCACCAGGTGTCCATGGGGATGAAGTACCTGGAGGAGAAGAACTTTGTGCACCGTGACCTGGCGGCCCGCAACGTCCTGCTGGTTAACCGGCACTACGCCAAGATCAGCGACTTTGGCCTCTCCAAAGCACTGGGTGCCGACGACAGCTACTACACT gcccGCTCAGCAGGGAAGTGGCCGCTCAAGTGGTACGCACCCGAATGCATCAACTTCCGCAAGTTCTCCAGCCGCAGCGATGTCTGGAGCTATGGGGTCACCATGTGGGAGGCCTTGTCCTACGGCCAGAAGCCCTACAAG AAGATGAAAGGGCCGGAGGTCATGGCCTTCATCGAGCAGGGCAAGCGGATGGAGTGCCCACCAGAGTGTCCACCCGAACTGTACGCACTCATGAGTGACTGCTGGATCTACAA gtgggaggatcgccccGACTTCCTGACCGTGGAGCAGCGCATGCGAGCCTGTTACTACAGCCTGGCCAGCAAGGTGGAAGGGCCCCCAGGCAGcacacagaaggctg
- the ZAP70 gene encoding tyrosine-protein kinase ZAP-70 isoform X2: MPDPAAHLPFFYGSISRAEAEEHLKLAGMADGLFLLRQCLRSLGGYVLSLVHDVRFHHFPIERQLNGTYAIAGGKAHCGPAELCEFYSRDPDGLPCNLRKPCNRPSGLEPQPGVFDCLRDAMVRDYVRQTWKLEGEALEQAIISQAPQVEKLIATTAHERMPWYHSSLTREEAERKLYSGAQTDGKFLLRPRKEQGTYALSLIYGKTVYHYLISQDKAGKYCIPEGTKFDTLWQLVEYLKLKADGLIYCLKEACPNSSASNASGAAAPTLPAHPSTLTHPQRRIDTLNSDGYTPEPARITSPDKPRPMPMDTSVYESPYSDPEELKDKKLFLKRDNLLIADIELGCGNFGSVRQGVYRMRKKQIDVAIKVLKQGTEKADTEEMMREAQIMHQLDNPYIVRLIGVCQAEALMLVMEMAGGGPLHKFLVGKREEIPVSNVAELLHQVSMGMKYLEEKNFVHRDLAARNVLLVNRHYAKISDFGLSKALGADDSYYTARSAGKWPLKWYAPECINFRKFSSRSDVWSYGVTMWEALSYGQKPYKKMKGPEVMAFIEQGKRMECPPECPPELYALMSDCWIYKVSSAHADSPLGLCIHRCRCLESSPRPHR, from the exons ATGCCAGACCCCGCGGCGCACCTGCCCTTCTTCTACGGCAGCATCTCGCGTGCCGAGGCCGAGGAGCACCTGAAGCTGGCGGGCATGGCGGACGGGCTCTTCCTGCTGCGCCAGTGCCTGCGCTCGCTGGGCGGCTATGTGCTGTCGCTCGTGCACGATGTGCGCTTCCACCACTTTCCCATCGAGCGCCAGCTCAACGGCACCTACGCCATTGCCGGCGGCAAAGCGCACTGTGGACCGGCAGAGCTCTGCGAGTTCTACTCGCGCGACCCCGACGGGCTGCCCTGCAACCTGCGCAAGCCGTGCAACCGGCCGTCGGGCCTCGAGCCGCAGCCGGGGGTCTTCGACTGCCTGCGAGACGCCATGGTGCGTGACTACGTGCGCCAGACGTGGAAGCTGGAG GGCGAGGCCCTGGAGCAGGCCATCATCAGCCAGGCCCCGCAGGTGGAGAAGCTCATTGCTACGACGGCCCACGAGCGGATGCCCTGGTACCACAGCAGCCTGACGCGTGAGGAGGCCGAGCGCAAACTTTACTCTGGGGCGCAGACCGACGGCAAGTTCCT GCTGAGGCCGCGGAAGGAGCAGGGCACATACGCCCTGTCCCTCATCTATGGGAAGACGGTGTACCACTACCTCATCAGCCAAGACAAGGCGGGCAAGTACTGCATTCCCGAGGGCACCAAGTTTGACACGCTCTGGCAG CTGGTGGAGTATCTGAAGCTGAAGGCGGACGGGCTCATCTACTGCCTGAAGGAGGCCTGCCCCAACAGCAGTGCCAGCAACGCCTCAG GGGCTGCTGCTCCCACACTCCCAGCCCACCCATCCACGTTGACTCAT CCTCAGAGACGAATCGACACCCTCAACTCAGATGGATACACCCCTGAGCCAG CACGCATAACGTCCCCAGACAAACCGCGGCCGATGCCCATGGACACGAGCGTGTATGAGAGCCCCTACAGCGACCCAGAGGAGCTCAAGGACAAGAAGCTCTTCCTGAAGCGCGATAACCTCCTCATAGCTGACATTGAACTTGGCTGCGGCAACTTTGGCTCAGTGCGCCAGGGCGTGTACCGCATGCGCAA GAAGCAGATCGACGTGGCCATCAAGGTGCTGAAGCAGGGCACGGAGAAGGCAGACACGGAAGAGATGATGCGCGAGGCGCAGATCATGCACCAGCTGGACAACCCCTACATCGTGCGGCTCATTGGCGTCTGCCAGGCCGAGGCCCTCATGCTGGTCATGGAGATGGCTGGGGGCGGGCCGCTGCACAAGTTCCTGGTCGGCAAGAG GGAGGAGATCCCTGTGAGCAATGTGGCCGAGCTGCTGCACCAGGTGTCCATGGGGATGAAGTACCTGGAGGAGAAGAACTTTGTGCACCGTGACCTGGCGGCCCGCAACGTCCTGCTGGTTAACCGGCACTACGCCAAGATCAGCGACTTTGGCCTCTCCAAAGCACTGGGTGCCGACGACAGCTACTACACT gcccGCTCAGCAGGGAAGTGGCCGCTCAAGTGGTACGCACCCGAATGCATCAACTTCCGCAAGTTCTCCAGCCGCAGCGATGTCTGGAGCTATGGGGTCACCATGTGGGAGGCCTTGTCCTACGGCCAGAAGCCCTACAAG AAGATGAAAGGGCCGGAGGTCATGGCCTTCATCGAGCAGGGCAAGCGGATGGAGTGCCCACCAGAGTGTCCACCCGAACTGTACGCACTCATGAGTGACTGCTGGATCTACAA